From the genome of Streptomyces sp. NBC_00659, one region includes:
- a CDS encoding sarcosine oxidase subunit delta family protein, with product MLLIPCPWCGPRDEAEFHYGGQAHVPYPEDPSALTDEEWARYLFFRDNPKGPFAERWSHAAGCRKWFNAVRDTATNEILAVYPAGEERPATPGPRPARSACPGIPPLVESEDKTPSPPTAVKGTEPLHDGTGGSGGGAASISGSAAGQPFRHPTRGRIHRDTPLTFTFDGTEYQGVRGDTLASALLANGVIEAGTSIRLGRPRGIFSAGVEEPNAVVQIEAPFPEPMLPATTVELYDGLVASSLPGRGRLAGEPDPARYDAVHAHCDLLIVGAGPAGLAAAAAAVRSGARVILADDQPEPGGSLLGTAEHLDWVADVTGQLDNAPEVRILRRTTVFGYYDDNHLLAVERRTNHLGADAPEHVSRERVWRIRARRVVLATGAHERSLAFADNDRPGVMLAASARTYVNRHGALPGRHAVVLTTNDSAYDAALDLTAAGVDIAAIVDTRPAPGEWAERARQAGIEVMAGHAVTGTKGDTRLTAVTVAPYGESEGQREFTADLLLVSGGWNPVAHLFSQSGGKLRYDEALGFFVPDTCRQAVEVAGSASGALDPAEVLAQGAAAGARAIEAEGYTPQAPSLPAVAARPRQTPAMHVYVVPGAPDSPRFVDLQRDVAVDDLARAAGAGLRSVEHTKRYTTAGTANDQGKTSGFLAGGVVAELLGVDISALGTTTFRPPYTPVSFAALAGRDRGVLSDPVRTTAIHEWHVAHGALFENVGQWKRPWYYPQDGEDMEAAVLRECAAARDGVAFMDASTLGKIDIQGPDAGVFLDRLYTNMMSTLKAGMIRYGVMCRPDGMVFDDGTVIRLTQDRFLVTTTTGNAAVVLDWMEEWLQTEWPELKVNCTSVTEQWATVALVGPRSRDVLGTLAPQLAVANDDFPFMAWRETTVAGIGARVCRISFSGELAYEINVSPWEALTLWQALHEAGSPYGITPYGTETMHVLRAEKGYPIIGQDTDGTVTPQDLGMSWAVSKKKPDFIGKRSHARADTVRPDRKHLVGLLPVDPAVFLPEGTHLVADSELPAPPVPMLGHVTSSYRSAALGRTFALALIKGGRDRIGERLYAPVGDRLVPVTVASPVLYDPEGARRDG from the coding sequence ATGCTGCTCATCCCCTGCCCGTGGTGCGGGCCCCGCGACGAGGCCGAGTTCCACTACGGCGGCCAGGCCCACGTGCCCTACCCCGAGGACCCCTCGGCCCTCACCGACGAGGAGTGGGCCCGCTATCTGTTCTTCCGCGACAACCCGAAGGGCCCGTTCGCCGAGCGCTGGAGTCACGCGGCGGGCTGCCGCAAGTGGTTCAACGCGGTACGGGACACGGCCACGAACGAGATCCTGGCGGTGTACCCGGCGGGTGAGGAACGCCCGGCGACGCCCGGGCCCCGCCCGGCGCGCTCAGCCTGTCCGGGGATACCCCCTCTGGTGGAGTCCGAGGACAAGACCCCTTCACCGCCGACGGCGGTGAAGGGGACGGAGCCCCTTCACGACGGGACGGGTGGGAGCGGTGGCGGTGCTGCCTCCATCAGTGGCTCCGCCGCGGGCCAGCCGTTCCGTCACCCCACCCGCGGCCGCATCCACCGAGACACCCCCCTCACCTTCACCTTCGACGGCACCGAGTACCAGGGCGTCCGAGGCGACACCCTCGCCTCCGCCCTCCTCGCCAACGGCGTCATCGAGGCCGGCACCAGCATCAGACTCGGCCGCCCCCGAGGCATCTTCTCGGCCGGTGTGGAGGAGCCCAACGCGGTCGTCCAGATCGAGGCGCCCTTCCCCGAGCCGATGCTCCCCGCGACCACCGTCGAGCTCTACGACGGCCTGGTCGCGAGCAGCCTCCCCGGCCGGGGCCGCCTCGCCGGCGAACCGGACCCCGCCCGCTACGACGCCGTACACGCCCACTGCGACCTGCTGATCGTCGGCGCGGGACCGGCCGGCCTTGCCGCGGCGGCGGCCGCCGTCCGCAGCGGAGCCCGTGTCATCCTCGCCGACGACCAACCGGAGCCGGGCGGCAGCCTTCTGGGCACGGCCGAACACCTCGACTGGGTGGCGGATGTCACCGGGCAGCTCGACAACGCCCCCGAGGTGCGAATCCTGCGCCGTACCACCGTCTTCGGCTACTACGACGACAACCATCTCCTCGCCGTCGAACGCCGTACCAACCACCTCGGGGCCGACGCCCCCGAGCACGTCTCCCGCGAGCGCGTCTGGCGCATCCGGGCGCGTCGCGTGGTCCTGGCCACCGGCGCCCACGAGCGCTCGCTGGCGTTCGCGGACAACGACCGCCCCGGTGTGATGCTCGCCGCCTCGGCCCGCACCTACGTCAACCGTCACGGTGCGCTGCCCGGCCGCCATGCAGTCGTCCTCACCACCAACGACAGTGCCTACGATGCAGCGCTGGACCTCACCGCCGCGGGCGTGGACATCGCGGCGATCGTCGACACCCGCCCCGCACCAGGAGAGTGGGCGGAGCGCGCTCGGCAGGCGGGTATCGAGGTGATGGCCGGACACGCCGTCACCGGCACGAAGGGCGACACGCGGCTCACCGCGGTGACCGTCGCCCCGTACGGAGAGTCCGAAGGACAGCGGGAGTTCACTGCCGACCTGCTGCTGGTCTCCGGCGGCTGGAACCCGGTGGCCCACCTGTTCAGCCAGTCGGGCGGCAAGCTGCGGTACGACGAGGCACTGGGCTTCTTCGTGCCGGACACCTGCCGGCAGGCGGTCGAGGTCGCGGGCAGCGCGAGCGGTGCCCTGGATCCGGCCGAGGTCCTGGCCCAGGGCGCCGCCGCCGGTGCCCGCGCGATCGAGGCCGAGGGCTACACCCCGCAGGCGCCCAGCCTGCCGGCGGTGGCCGCACGGCCGCGCCAGACGCCGGCGATGCACGTGTACGTCGTCCCCGGTGCTCCGGACTCGCCCCGCTTCGTCGACCTCCAACGCGACGTCGCCGTCGACGACCTGGCCCGGGCGGCCGGCGCCGGTCTGCGCTCGGTCGAGCACACCAAGCGCTACACGACGGCGGGCACCGCCAACGACCAGGGCAAGACCTCCGGGTTCCTGGCCGGCGGCGTCGTCGCCGAACTGCTCGGCGTGGACATCTCCGCGCTCGGCACGACCACGTTCCGGCCGCCGTACACGCCGGTCTCCTTCGCGGCGCTCGCCGGCCGTGACCGCGGCGTTCTGAGCGACCCGGTCCGCACGACCGCCATCCACGAGTGGCATGTCGCGCACGGCGCCCTCTTCGAGAACGTCGGCCAGTGGAAGCGCCCCTGGTACTACCCGCAGGACGGCGAGGACATGGAAGCCGCGGTCCTGCGCGAGTGCGCCGCCGCCCGCGACGGCGTGGCCTTCATGGACGCCTCCACCCTCGGTAAGATCGACATACAGGGCCCGGACGCGGGCGTCTTCCTCGACCGGCTCTACACCAACATGATGAGCACCCTGAAGGCCGGCATGATCCGCTACGGCGTGATGTGCCGCCCGGACGGCATGGTCTTCGACGACGGCACCGTCATCCGCCTCACCCAGGACCGCTTCCTGGTCACCACCACGACCGGAAACGCGGCCGTCGTACTGGACTGGATGGAGGAGTGGCTGCAGACCGAGTGGCCCGAACTGAAGGTCAACTGCACATCCGTGACCGAACAGTGGGCCACTGTCGCCCTCGTCGGCCCCCGCTCCCGTGACGTCCTCGGCACGCTGGCACCCCAACTGGCCGTGGCCAACGACGACTTCCCGTTCATGGCATGGCGGGAGACCACCGTCGCGGGCATCGGGGCCAGGGTGTGCCGGATCAGTTTCTCCGGCGAACTCGCCTACGAGATCAACGTGTCACCCTGGGAAGCACTCACCCTGTGGCAGGCACTGCATGAGGCCGGTTCCCCGTACGGCATCACCCCGTACGGCACCGAGACCATGCACGTCCTGCGTGCCGAGAAGGGCTACCCGATCATCGGTCAGGACACCGACGGCACGGTCACCCCGCAGGACCTGGGCATGAGCTGGGCGGTGTCGAAGAAGAAGCCCGACTTCATCGGCAAGCGCTCCCACGCCCGCGCCGACACCGTCCGCCCCGACCGGAAGCACCTCGTCGGCCTGCTCCCTGTGGACCCGGCCGTCTTCCTCCCCGAGGGCACTCACCTGGTCGCCGACAGCGAGCTGCCCGCACCGCCCGTCCCGATGCTCGGCCACGTCACCTCCAGCTACCGCAGTGCCGCCCTCGGCCGGACCTTCGCGCTCGCCCTGATCAAGGGCGGCCGTGACCGCATCGGCGAGCGGCTGTACGCCCCCGTCGGTGACCGGCTGGTCCCGGTGACCGTCGCAAGCCCCGTCCTCTACGACCCCGAGGGAGCCCGCCGCGATGGCTGA
- a CDS encoding sarcosine oxidase subunit beta family protein, whose protein sequence is MSPLTPGTDLPDHPDFLWRTPEPKRSYDVVIVGGGGHGLATAHYLAKNHGITNVAVLEKGWLAGGNMARNTTIIRSNYLWDESAGIYEHALKLWEGLAEELDYPILFSQRGVLNLAHSLQDVRDSVRRVEANRLNGVDAEWLDADGVKEICPIVNISPDVRYPVLGATYQPRAGIAKHDYVAWGLARSADAAGIDIIQNCEVTGLELVGNRVVGVRTNLGPIAAGKVALCSAGHTSVLAAMAGIELPVQSHPLQALVSELLEPVHPTVVMSNAVHVYVSQAHKGELVMGAGIDAYNSYTQRGAFRIIEEQMSAALELFPVFARAHVLRTWGGIVDVSPDASPIVGLSPVGNLYLNCGWGTGGFKATPGVGWVYAHTIAHDAPHTLNAPFSLDRFTTGALVDEHGAAAVAH, encoded by the coding sequence ATGAGCCCCCTCACCCCAGGCACCGACCTCCCGGACCACCCGGATTTCCTCTGGCGCACACCCGAGCCGAAGCGTTCGTACGACGTGGTGATCGTGGGCGGCGGCGGCCACGGCCTCGCCACCGCCCACTACCTTGCGAAGAACCACGGCATCACCAACGTCGCCGTGCTGGAGAAGGGCTGGCTGGCCGGCGGCAACATGGCCCGCAACACCACCATCATCCGCTCCAACTACCTGTGGGACGAGAGCGCCGGCATCTACGAGCACGCGCTCAAGCTGTGGGAGGGACTCGCGGAGGAGCTCGACTACCCGATCCTCTTCTCCCAGCGTGGTGTACTGAACCTCGCCCACAGCCTCCAGGACGTCCGCGACAGCGTGCGCCGCGTCGAGGCGAACCGCCTCAACGGCGTGGACGCGGAGTGGCTCGACGCGGACGGCGTCAAGGAAATCTGCCCGATCGTCAACATCTCACCGGACGTGCGCTATCCGGTCCTGGGCGCCACCTACCAGCCGCGCGCCGGGATCGCCAAACACGACTACGTGGCCTGGGGCCTGGCCCGCTCGGCGGACGCCGCCGGCATCGACATCATCCAGAACTGCGAGGTCACCGGCCTGGAGCTGGTCGGCAACCGCGTGGTCGGTGTCCGGACGAACCTCGGCCCCATCGCGGCGGGCAAGGTCGCGCTCTGCTCGGCGGGCCACACCTCGGTTCTCGCCGCCATGGCCGGAATCGAACTCCCCGTCCAGAGCCATCCGTTGCAGGCGCTCGTGTCGGAGCTGCTGGAGCCGGTGCACCCGACGGTCGTCATGTCCAACGCGGTCCACGTGTACGTCAGCCAGGCCCACAAGGGCGAGCTGGTGATGGGCGCGGGCATCGACGCGTACAACTCCTACACCCAGCGCGGCGCCTTCCGCATCATCGAAGAGCAGATGTCCGCGGCCCTCGAGCTCTTCCCGGTCTTCGCCCGCGCCCACGTGCTGCGCACCTGGGGCGGCATCGTCGACGTCAGCCCCGACGCCTCACCGATCGTCGGGCTCAGCCCCGTCGGCAATCTCTACCTCAACTGCGGCTGGGGCACGGGTGGCTTCAAAGCCACGCCGGGCGTGGGCTGGGTCTACGCCCACACCATCGCCCACGACGCCCCGCACACCCTCAACGCCCCCTTCTCGCTCGACCGTTTCACCACCGGCGCGCTCGTCGACGAGCACGGCGCTGCCGCGGTGGCCCACTAG
- a CDS encoding ABC transporter substrate-binding protein, with protein MARYWRAGTAGLAVLGLTLTACGGAKVGDSSPGSNSAGSSGKCGTFNLAVNPWVGYEADAAVVAYVAEHNLGCKVDKKNLKEEIAWQGFGTGEVDAVLENWGHDDLKKKYITQQKTAVEAGETGNKGVIGWYVPPWLAKAHPDILDYKNLNKYASEFKTSESGGKGQLLDGDPSYVTNDAALVKNLKLDFKVVYAGSETALIQSFRDAEKNKKWVIGYFYEPQWFLSEVPLKKVSLPKYTTGCDAVAEKVACDYPVYNLDKIVSSKFAKSGSPAHNLVKNFNWTNEDQNTVAKYIAQDKLSDEAAAKKWVDANKDKVDAWIK; from the coding sequence ATGGCAAGATACTGGCGAGCCGGCACGGCCGGCCTGGCCGTCCTCGGCCTCACCCTCACCGCGTGCGGCGGGGCGAAGGTCGGCGACTCCTCCCCGGGTTCGAACAGCGCGGGCAGCTCGGGCAAGTGCGGCACGTTCAACCTCGCGGTCAATCCCTGGGTGGGCTACGAGGCCGACGCGGCGGTCGTCGCGTACGTCGCCGAGCACAACCTCGGCTGCAAGGTCGACAAGAAGAACCTGAAGGAAGAGATCGCCTGGCAGGGCTTCGGCACCGGCGAGGTCGACGCCGTCCTGGAGAACTGGGGCCACGACGACCTGAAGAAGAAGTACATCACCCAGCAGAAGACCGCGGTCGAGGCCGGCGAGACCGGCAACAAGGGCGTCATCGGCTGGTACGTGCCGCCGTGGCTGGCCAAGGCGCACCCCGACATCCTCGACTACAAGAACCTGAACAAGTACGCGTCCGAGTTCAAGACGTCCGAGTCGGGCGGCAAGGGACAGCTCCTCGACGGCGACCCGTCGTACGTCACGAACGACGCGGCCCTGGTGAAGAACCTGAAGCTGGACTTCAAGGTGGTGTACGCGGGCAGCGAGACCGCGCTCATCCAGTCCTTCCGGGACGCCGAGAAGAACAAGAAGTGGGTGATCGGCTACTTCTACGAGCCGCAGTGGTTCCTGTCCGAGGTGCCGCTGAAGAAGGTCTCCCTGCCGAAGTACACGACCGGCTGTGACGCCGTTGCGGAGAAGGTCGCCTGCGACTATCCCGTCTACAACCTGGACAAGATCGTCAGCTCGAAGTTCGCCAAGTCGGGCAGCCCCGCCCACAACCTGGTGAAGAACTTCAACTGGACGAACGAGGACCAGAACACGGTCGCCAAATACATTGCCCAGGACAAGCTGTCCGACGAGGCGGCGGCGAAGAAGTGGGTGGACGCCAACAAGGACAAGGTGGACGCCTGGATCAAGTAG
- a CDS encoding sarcosine oxidase subunit gamma → MADTALTAPLRSPLSQAADRLATVTRTSGGAIRLAELPFLAQINMRLDAKGAAADAVGLALGLQLPLEPDTVVRAGELTVLWLGPDEWLVAGPTGSERDLERRIREAAGDEPVSVTDVSAQRTTILVTGPRARDLLAHGCALDLHPRAFGSGRCAQTTLGRTQVVLVAREEPRAGFWVLVRSSFAGYLADWLLDAATEYV, encoded by the coding sequence ATGGCTGACACCGCCCTGACCGCCCCGCTCCGCAGCCCCTTGTCGCAGGCCGCGGACCGCCTGGCCACCGTGACCCGCACGTCGGGGGGCGCGATCCGGCTGGCCGAACTGCCGTTCCTGGCCCAGATCAACATGCGCCTCGACGCCAAGGGAGCGGCGGCGGACGCCGTCGGGCTCGCACTGGGCCTGCAACTGCCCCTCGAACCCGACACCGTCGTACGCGCCGGGGAACTGACCGTGCTGTGGCTCGGTCCGGACGAATGGCTGGTGGCCGGCCCGACCGGCAGTGAACGGGACCTGGAGCGCCGGATCCGGGAGGCAGCGGGAGACGAGCCCGTCTCCGTCACCGACGTCTCCGCCCAGCGCACCACGATCCTCGTGACAGGTCCCCGCGCCCGCGATCTGCTGGCGCACGGCTGCGCGCTGGATCTGCATCCGAGGGCCTTCGGCTCCGGCCGTTGCGCCCAGACGACCCTGGGCCGCACGCAGGTCGTCCTGGTCGCCAGGGAGGAACCCAGGGCCGGGTTCTGGGTACTGGTCCGTTCGTCC
- a CDS encoding GcvT family protein, which produces MAGPRVVIIGAGVVGAALADEISARGWTEVTVVDQGPLPATGGSSSHAPGLVFQTNSSKTMTELARYTVEKFCSLDVDGKPCFLQVGGLEVATTPERVAELHRRHGWITAWGIEARLLSPEECVEQHPLVNPDKVLGGLLVPTDGLAKAVLAVEAQIRRATERGVRFLARHEVLDVQQSEGRVTGVLTDQGEIPADFVVCCAGIWGPKIARMVGMNLPLTPLGHQLAWTGPVPALAGQTEEAVRPILRHQDADLYYRDHFDGIGIGYYGHRPMPVSADDILSVGEADEMPSVLKFTEDDFEDAWTETRSLLPATREAKVEEGINGLFSFTTDGQPLLGESPDVKGFWVAEAVWVTHSAGVGRAMAEWLVDGYCSSFDLHECDVNRFEPHQLAPEYVLARDCRNFVEVYDILHPLQPSGDPRPIRTSPFHARQQELGAFFLEANGWERPQWYEANATLLEGRSIPTPNDWAARYWSPIVGAEAQVTRESVAMYDMTALKRLEVTGPGAAAFLERLSTSKIDKSVGSVTYTLLLDEDGGIRSDVTVARLARDLFQVGANGNLDLDWFTRHLPWGHLPAVAGGGTVQVRDITPGTCCIGLWGPLARKVLQPLTDTDFSNDGLKYFRAKRAHIGSVPVTAMRLSYVGELGWELYTTADLGQKLWDTLWQAAKPLGGIIAGRGAFNSLRLEKGYRSFGADMTYEHDPYEAGLGFAVRLDKGDFIGKAALERRKTEVRRKLTCLTIDDPQSVVMGKEPVYDGDRAVGYVTSAAYGYTIGKGIAYAWLPAELATPGTTVHIGYFDRRVEAVVAEEPLFDPAMTRLRG; this is translated from the coding sequence ATGGCGGGACCCCGAGTGGTGATCATCGGAGCAGGCGTCGTGGGAGCGGCCCTCGCCGACGAGATCTCCGCGCGCGGCTGGACCGAAGTGACCGTGGTCGACCAGGGCCCCCTGCCGGCCACCGGGGGATCGTCGTCGCACGCCCCGGGCCTGGTCTTCCAGACGAACTCTTCCAAGACCATGACCGAGTTGGCCCGCTACACGGTCGAGAAGTTCTGTTCCCTCGACGTCGACGGCAAGCCCTGCTTCCTGCAGGTCGGCGGCCTCGAAGTGGCGACCACCCCCGAGCGCGTCGCCGAGCTGCACCGCCGCCACGGCTGGATCACCGCCTGGGGCATCGAGGCCCGGCTGCTGAGCCCCGAGGAGTGCGTCGAGCAGCACCCGCTCGTCAACCCGGACAAGGTCCTCGGCGGCCTGCTCGTCCCGACCGACGGCCTCGCCAAGGCCGTCCTCGCGGTAGAGGCACAGATCCGCCGGGCCACCGAGCGCGGCGTACGCTTCCTCGCCCGCCACGAGGTCCTCGACGTCCAGCAGAGCGAGGGCCGCGTCACCGGCGTCCTCACCGACCAGGGGGAGATCCCCGCCGACTTCGTCGTGTGCTGCGCCGGTATCTGGGGCCCGAAGATCGCCCGCATGGTCGGCATGAACCTCCCGCTCACCCCGCTCGGCCACCAACTCGCCTGGACCGGCCCGGTACCGGCGCTCGCGGGCCAGACCGAGGAGGCGGTGCGCCCGATCCTGCGCCACCAGGACGCCGACCTCTACTACCGCGACCACTTCGACGGCATCGGCATCGGCTACTACGGTCACCGCCCGATGCCCGTCTCCGCCGACGACATCCTGTCCGTGGGCGAGGCCGACGAGATGCCGTCGGTCCTGAAGTTCACCGAGGACGACTTCGAGGACGCCTGGACCGAGACCCGGTCTCTGCTCCCCGCGACGCGCGAGGCCAAGGTCGAGGAGGGCATCAACGGCCTGTTCTCCTTCACCACCGACGGCCAGCCGCTCCTCGGCGAGTCCCCGGACGTCAAGGGCTTCTGGGTCGCCGAGGCAGTCTGGGTCACCCACTCCGCCGGTGTCGGCCGGGCCATGGCCGAATGGCTGGTCGACGGCTACTGCTCGTCCTTCGACCTGCACGAGTGCGACGTCAACCGCTTCGAACCGCACCAGCTCGCCCCCGAGTACGTCCTGGCCCGCGACTGCCGGAACTTCGTCGAGGTCTACGACATACTCCACCCGCTCCAACCGTCCGGGGACCCGCGCCCGATCCGCACGAGCCCCTTCCACGCCCGCCAGCAGGAGCTGGGCGCTTTCTTCCTGGAGGCGAACGGCTGGGAGCGCCCCCAGTGGTACGAGGCCAACGCGACCCTGCTGGAGGGCCGTTCCATTCCGACCCCGAACGACTGGGCCGCGCGCTACTGGTCCCCGATCGTCGGCGCCGAGGCGCAGGTCACCCGCGAGAGCGTCGCGATGTACGACATGACGGCCCTCAAGCGCCTTGAGGTCACCGGTCCCGGTGCCGCCGCCTTCCTGGAGAGGCTGTCCACCAGTAAGATCGACAAGTCCGTCGGCTCCGTCACGTACACCCTCCTGCTGGACGAGGACGGCGGCATCCGCAGCGATGTCACCGTCGCCCGGCTGGCCCGCGACCTCTTCCAGGTCGGCGCCAACGGCAACCTGGACCTCGACTGGTTCACCCGTCACCTCCCCTGGGGGCACCTCCCAGCGGTAGCTGGGGGAGGCACGGTCCAGGTCCGTGACATCACCCCGGGCACCTGCTGCATCGGCCTGTGGGGCCCGCTCGCCCGCAAGGTCCTGCAGCCCCTCACCGACACGGACTTCTCGAACGACGGCCTGAAGTATTTCCGCGCCAAGCGCGCCCACATCGGCTCCGTCCCCGTCACCGCGATGCGCCTCTCCTACGTCGGCGAGCTGGGCTGGGAGCTGTACACCACCGCCGACCTGGGCCAGAAGCTGTGGGACACCCTGTGGCAGGCGGCCAAGCCGCTGGGCGGCATCATCGCCGGGCGCGGCGCCTTCAACAGCCTCCGGCTGGAGAAGGGCTACCGGTCCTTCGGCGCCGACATGACCTACGAGCACGACCCCTACGAAGCCGGCCTGGGCTTCGCCGTCAGACTCGACAAGGGCGACTTCATCGGCAAGGCCGCCCTTGAGCGCCGTAAGACCGAAGTCCGCCGCAAGCTGACCTGCCTCACCATCGACGACCCGCAGTCCGTCGTCATGGGCAAGGAACCGGTGTACGACGGTGACCGCGCCGTCGGCTACGTCACCAGCGCCGCCTACGGCTACACGATCGGCAAGGGCATCGCGTACGCCTGGCTCCCGGCGGAACTCGCCACCCCCGGCACCACCGTGCACATCGGCTACTTCGACCGGCGCGTCGAGGCGGTCGTCGCCGAGGAGCCCCTGTTCGACCCGGCCATGACCCGCCTCCGTGGCTGA
- a CDS encoding tetrahydrofolate dehydrogenase/cyclohydrolase catalytic domain-containing protein, whose translation MTAQLLDGKATTAAIRRELAERVAKSTAAGGRPPGLGTVLADDDPGSRAHVGGKHRNCAQTGVASIRRELPADATQAEAVIDEPDADLTCTGHIVQDVGITRTDLGLVGDVHPDAASVAGWLAPMPGGVGPMTRTVLLANVVEAAERNANAV comes from the coding sequence GTGACCGCTCAGTTGCTGGACGGCAAGGCGACCACCGCCGCGATCCGCCGCGAACTCGCCGAGCGTGTGGCCAAGTCGACCGCCGCGGGCGGTCGTCCGCCGGGGCTCGGCACGGTCCTGGCCGACGACGACCCCGGCAGCCGCGCCCACGTCGGAGGCAAGCACCGGAACTGCGCGCAGACCGGCGTCGCCTCCATCCGCCGTGAACTGCCCGCCGACGCCACGCAGGCCGAGGCCGTCATCGACGAACCCGACGCCGACCTGACCTGCACCGGCCACATCGTCCAGGACGTCGGCATCACCCGCACCGACCTCGGGCTGGTCGGCGACGTACACCCGGACGCGGCCTCGGTCGCCGGGTGGCTCGCGCCGATGCCCGGGGGCGTAGGACCCATGACGCGGACCGTACTGCTCGCCAATGTCGTCGAAGCCGCCGAGAGGAACGCGAACGCCGTATGA